One genomic segment of Misgurnus anguillicaudatus chromosome 25, ASM2758022v2, whole genome shotgun sequence includes these proteins:
- the fam168b gene encoding myelin-associated neurite-outgrowth inhibitor isoform X1 has product MNPVYNPASSGVPYANHKGIGYPAGFPVGYAAAAPAYSPSMYPGANPAFPTGYAPGTPFKMSCSPTTGAVPPYSTSPNPYPAAVYPVRSPYPQQNPYAQQQGTYYTQPLYAAPPHVIHHTTVVQPNGMPAAMYAPPIPPPRPNGVAMGMVGGTTMAMSAGTLLTTHSPTPVAPHPSMPTYRTPATPTYSYVPPQW; this is encoded by the exons ATGAATCCTGTTTATAACCCTGCATCATCAGGGGTTCCTTATGCCAACCATAAAGGAATAGGATACCCAG CAGGGTTCCCTGTCGGCTATGCGGCGGCAGCTCCAGCATACTCTCCCAGTATGTACCCTGGTGCTAACCCAGCCTTTCCCACAG GTTATGCTCCCGGGACCCCTTTTAAAATGTCCTGCTCCCCAACAACTGGTGCTGTACCCCCCTATTCCACATCACCCAACCCCTACCCTGCTGCTGTCTACCCGGTGAGAAGTCCCTACCCCCAACAGAACCCCTATGCACAG CAGCAAGGCACTTACTACACACAGCCCCTTTACGCCGCCCCGCCCCATGTCATTCATCACACGACAGTGGTCCAGCCCAATGGCATGCCGGCAGCCATGTATGCTCCTCCCATTCCTCCTCCCCGCCCTAATGGAGTCGCCATGGGAATGGTTGGAGGCACCACCATGGCAATGTCAGCTG GAACGTTATTAACTACTCACTCCCCGACCCCAGTCGCGCCCCACCCATCAATGCCTACATACCGCACACCTGCCACACCCACCTACAGTTACGTGCCCCCGCAGTGGtga
- the fam168b gene encoding myelin-associated neurite-outgrowth inhibitor isoform X2, with the protein MNPVYNPASSGVPYANHKGIGYPAGFPVGYAAAAPAYSPSMYPGANPAFPTGYAPGTPFKMSCSPTTGAVPPYSTSPNPYPAAVYPVRSPYPQQNPYAQQGTYYTQPLYAAPPHVIHHTTVVQPNGMPAAMYAPPIPPPRPNGVAMGMVGGTTMAMSAGTLLTTHSPTPVAPHPSMPTYRTPATPTYSYVPPQW; encoded by the exons ATGAATCCTGTTTATAACCCTGCATCATCAGGGGTTCCTTATGCCAACCATAAAGGAATAGGATACCCAG CAGGGTTCCCTGTCGGCTATGCGGCGGCAGCTCCAGCATACTCTCCCAGTATGTACCCTGGTGCTAACCCAGCCTTTCCCACAG GTTATGCTCCCGGGACCCCTTTTAAAATGTCCTGCTCCCCAACAACTGGTGCTGTACCCCCCTATTCCACATCACCCAACCCCTACCCTGCTGCTGTCTACCCGGTGAGAAGTCCCTACCCCCAACAGAACCCCTATGCACAG CAAGGCACTTACTACACACAGCCCCTTTACGCCGCCCCGCCCCATGTCATTCATCACACGACAGTGGTCCAGCCCAATGGCATGCCGGCAGCCATGTATGCTCCTCCCATTCCTCCTCCCCGCCCTAATGGAGTCGCCATGGGAATGGTTGGAGGCACCACCATGGCAATGTCAGCTG GAACGTTATTAACTACTCACTCCCCGACCCCAGTCGCGCCCCACCCATCAATGCCTACATACCGCACACCTGCCACACCCACCTACAGTTACGTGCCCCCGCAGTGGtga
- the cremb gene encoding cAMP responsive element modulator b isoform X1 → MDAGDAGHQVSSVPCAQTLIGNGFSGHPAMTIGRHPIGQIIQVEQPMSFMQAPSVVCKDEKCACLAESPIEKKLPSRCTMLNLNGLPNDRPSHSSEQNCDALYASGDGLYTTTAGPFMSYNRRGSVQLIPCQQTYQTISLSNRGNHCPGTPMMQYATHSSDGILPDDKIRVQASTGDMSAYQIRSPTSGLSQEIVSSPDSVPSPQQLSEEASRKRELRLMKNRVAAKECRQRKKEYVRDLETRLTVMENQNKKLTKELEHIKTLYSGTSGSY, encoded by the exons ATGGATGCAGGGGATGCGGGCCACCAGGTTTCATCTGTACCATGTGCACAG ACACTAATAGGCAACGGTTTCTCAGGACATCCAGCTATGACTATTGGTCGGCATCCCATTGGTCAGATAATTCAGGTTGAGCAACCAATGTCTTTTATGCAG GCACCCTCAGTAGTATGCAAAGATGAAAAATGTGCCTGTCTGGCTGAGTCTCCTATTGAAAAAAAGCTGCCCAGCAGATGCACCATGTTAAATCTGAATGGCCTTCCAAATGATCGACCTTCAcattcatcagaacaaaattGTGATGCTCTCTATGCATCAGGAGATGGTCTCTATACCACCACTGCAGGCCCCTTCA TGTCTTATAACCGGAGGGGAAGCGTCCAGTTGATTCCTTGCCAGCAGACATATCAGACAATCTCATTGAGTAACAGAGGAAATCACTGTCCTGGTACTCCCATGATGCAGTATGCCACCCACTCCAGTGATGGTATCCTGCCTGACGATAAAATACGGGTGCAAG caTCCACTGGAGATATGTCGGCGTATCAGATTCGTTCTCCTACCTCTGGCCTTTCCCAGGAAATAGTCAGCTCACCTGACTCTGTGCCCAGCCCTCAGCAGCTGTCCGAGGAGGCATCACGCAAGAGGGAACTCCGTCTGATGAAAAACAG GGTGGCAGCCAAAGAGTGCAGGCAAAGGAAGAAGGAGTACGTGCGGGACTTAGAAACTCGTCTCACTGTGATGGAGAACCAGAACAAGAAGCTTACAAAAGAGCTGGAACATATAAAGACACTGTACAGTGGAACATCCGGTTCGTATTAG
- the cremb gene encoding cAMP responsive element modulator b isoform X2 has protein sequence MDAGDAGHQVSSVPCAQTLIGNGFSGHPAMTIGRHPIGQIIQVEQPMSFMQAPSVVCKDEKCACLAESPIEKKLPSRCTMLNLNGLPNDRPSHSSEQNCDALYASGDGLYTTTAGPFMSYNRRGSVQLIPCQQTYQTISLSNRGNHCPGTPMMQYATHSSDGILPDDKIRVQASTGDMSAYQIRSPTSGLSQEIVSSPDSVPSPQQLSEEASRKRELRLMKNREAARECRRKKKEYVKCLENRVAVLEKQNKTLIEELKALKDLYSHKTE, from the exons ATGGATGCAGGGGATGCGGGCCACCAGGTTTCATCTGTACCATGTGCACAG ACACTAATAGGCAACGGTTTCTCAGGACATCCAGCTATGACTATTGGTCGGCATCCCATTGGTCAGATAATTCAGGTTGAGCAACCAATGTCTTTTATGCAG GCACCCTCAGTAGTATGCAAAGATGAAAAATGTGCCTGTCTGGCTGAGTCTCCTATTGAAAAAAAGCTGCCCAGCAGATGCACCATGTTAAATCTGAATGGCCTTCCAAATGATCGACCTTCAcattcatcagaacaaaattGTGATGCTCTCTATGCATCAGGAGATGGTCTCTATACCACCACTGCAGGCCCCTTCA TGTCTTATAACCGGAGGGGAAGCGTCCAGTTGATTCCTTGCCAGCAGACATATCAGACAATCTCATTGAGTAACAGAGGAAATCACTGTCCTGGTACTCCCATGATGCAGTATGCCACCCACTCCAGTGATGGTATCCTGCCTGACGATAAAATACGGGTGCAAG caTCCACTGGAGATATGTCGGCGTATCAGATTCGTTCTCCTACCTCTGGCCTTTCCCAGGAAATAGTCAGCTCACCTGACTCTGTGCCCAGCCCTCAGCAGCTGTCCGAGGAGGCATCACGCAAGAGGGAACTCCGTCTGATGAAAAACAG GGAAGCTGCCCGGGAATGCCGCCGGAAGAAGAAAGAATATGTTAAATGTCTCGAAAACCGAGTCGCCGTacttgaaaaacaaaacaagacacTCATTGAAGAACTCAAGGCCCTGAAAGACCTGTACAGTCACAAAACCGAGTAG
- the cremb gene encoding cAMP responsive element modulator b isoform X3: MAVTGDETESASTGDMSAYQIRSPTSGLSQEIVSSPDSVPSPQQLSEEASRKRELRLMKNREAARECRRKKKEYVKCLENRVAVLEKQNKTLIEELKALKDLYSHKTE, from the exons ATGGCTGTGACTGGAGATGAGACAGAATCAG caTCCACTGGAGATATGTCGGCGTATCAGATTCGTTCTCCTACCTCTGGCCTTTCCCAGGAAATAGTCAGCTCACCTGACTCTGTGCCCAGCCCTCAGCAGCTGTCCGAGGAGGCATCACGCAAGAGGGAACTCCGTCTGATGAAAAACAG GGAAGCTGCCCGGGAATGCCGCCGGAAGAAGAAAGAATATGTTAAATGTCTCGAAAACCGAGTCGCCGTacttgaaaaacaaaacaagacacTCATTGAAGAACTCAAGGCCCTGAAAGACCTGTACAGTCACAAAACCGAGTAG